AGAACCGCCAATAGCGGCACGCCCCGCACGATCGTCACATAAAGAGCCGCAAAATACCTCAGAGCTGCGAAACTGGATTTCTGGCAGAGCGAAAGCAGCAGGCCGAAAACGAAGGCCAGGGCAAAGGCACAAACGGAAAGCAGCGCCGTATTCACCATCGCCCGCAGCAGCAGAGGCAGCCATTCGGCACCATAATCGCCATAGGGGGCCAGGAAAGCACTCATCCTTTCAATCTCCCGTAACGTCTTTCGAGGAACTGCGTGACCTGCATCAATGGCAGGCTCAGCAACAGGTAGAGTGCCGCCGCCGTCGCATAGATCATTGTTGTCTGGAAGGACGACGTCACCATTGAACGGGCGAAGAACATGATTTCCGGCGCCGCAATGGCCGAGACGACGGATGTATCCTTGAGAAGCTGCACCGCGTAGTTTCCGAGCCCCGGAAGCGCTATCCGCATGGCCTGCGGCGTCAGGATCTCAAAGATGGTCTGGAGTGGGGTCAGCCCTGCAGCAAGCGCCGCCTCCGCCTGCCCGCTCGGCAGCGCAGCAAAA
The Rhizobium leguminosarum DNA segment above includes these coding regions:
- a CDS encoding amino acid ABC transporter permease — translated: MIGFSVFFSVVQGLVAGLGVTVFVTIASLALAAAFGFLLALLRQFAGIKFINLAIDAGCEILCNVPALTHLFILYFGLASLGVKLTSITAAILGLGLIGAAITCAIFRAGFAALPSGQAEAALAAGLTPLQTIFEILTPQAMRIALPGLGNYAVQLLKDTSVVSAIAAPEIMFFARSMVTSSFQTTMIYATAAALYLLLSLPLMQVTQFLERRYGRLKG